Below is a window of Watersipora subatra chromosome 11, tzWatSuba1.1, whole genome shotgun sequence DNA.
CACTACAACATTAGTCGAAAGGATGACAACTGCAACAAAAGTCACGCCACAGAAAACTACGGAGCTTCCTGCAGTTTCAACTATGTCAATGACATCTTCTACTAGTGTGACAGCTGGTTCAACAATACAACAGGCAAGCACAACACCATCTGTAATGATGTTGCACTTTACTCCGCCACCAGTGACAAAACCATTAGGACAAAACATGCCGGCATCGATTGTAGAACCTCCATTCATCCAATCACAAACACCAGAGATGGAATTGACGACACCACTGCCGGTAGAGCTTGCAATTGAACCACAAGTTGCTAACCTCACACCAGTGCAAGGAGAGACCATACCAGCTCTCGCCAGTCAACAGAGGTTAGACAACtataaaaattcataaaaaattgtAGTTTAAATGACTTGTACTGtttgttattaaaaactacTGGTTGCATAGAATGCGATGAGCTCAGTTCCGTTCCAATgttagttgttactatattaataattcaaATGTGTGCTCTAAAGCATACTCaacaaaaacagtaaaataggCGATGGTGCAACGTAATAGCTGCTACTACAAAGTATAAAGTTATTCTCATAAATAGGCTATTGATCAATATGGCTTATAAAACAGATGGTGAAAGTTATCAAACTTTTTTGTAGCCCTGATCCGACCCTATCTAAATCTGGAAGCATAGTGTGTGACGTTTTCCTCAAATCTATTCTGAGTGAACTAGGAATGTCTTACATGTGCGCAACACAAAGCCTCGCACCTACAGAACAAACACCTCCTGCTCCAACCTTTATTCCAACCAGTAAGGCCATTGTGAGTCCATCACCAAAGCCTTCTACTTTAGAGCTTTTAGCACCAGCTGTGCCATCAGTGACAACTAGCGAACCAGTGATGATGTTGGTGTTTACATCCCCTCCAAATCCAATTGATCCTGTGCCATCGGTAACTGGAACTTCCAACCCTTCAGCAGCACCTGCATCAGCCTCAGCAACAGCAGTACCTGTACCAGCTGACATAACTACTGCGGCAGCTGTACCTGTTGAACCTACAAACATAGCTGTCTCTGTCTCTGCTGTCTCTACATCACCAGTACCTGCTGCTTCTACAACACCAGCACCTGCTGCCTCTACAGCACCAGTACCGGCTGCCTCTACAACACCAGTACCTGCTGCCTCTGCAACACCAGTACTTGCTGCCTCTACAACAGCAGTACCTGCTGCCTCTACAACAGCAGTACCTGCTGCTTCTGCAGCACCAGTACCTGCCGCCTCTACAACAACAGTACCGACAATGTCTCTACCTGCTTCTTCTACAGCACTTCCATCTGCAGTTTCTACAGCAGCACCTGTATCCACTGCCTTAACAACATCAGGACCTGTACCTCCTGTGTCCACGACACCACCGTCAGTGCTTGCTGTTTCTACAACATCAGCTTCAGGACCTGTTTTGTCTACAACCTCAGCACTTGTATCTGCTGCCTCAACAACACCAGCATCTATACCTCCTATCTCTACAACACCAGTTTCTGGGGTAATCAGCTCTACAACAGCACCACCTGCTCCTGCAACTGTTGCATCTATGACAGCACTACCTGTACCTGCTGCATCTGTAACAGCGTCACAAGCTCCTGTTGTGTCTACAACTACAGCACCTACACCCGTGGTTTCTACAACAGCAGCACCTGTGTCTGTTGCATCTACAATAGCAGCATCTGTGCCGGTTCTGTCTACAACAGCAGCTTCTGTACCCGTTGTGTCTACAACTGCAGCTCCTGTGCCTGTGGTGTCTACAACAGCTGCACCTGTGCCTGTTGTGTCTACAACGGCAGCTTCTGTACCTGCTGCATCTGCAACAGTGTCACATGCTCCTGTTCTGTCCACAGCTGCAGCACCTGCGCCCATGGTTTCTACAACAGCAGCACCTGTGTCTGTTGCATCTACAACAGCAGCATCTGTGCCTGTTGCGTCTACAACAGCAGCTTCTGTGCCTGTTGTGTCTACAACAACAGCACCTGTTATGTCTACAACAACCCTACCTGTACCTGCGGTGCCTGCAACAGCGTCACATGCCCCTGTTTTGTCTACAACTGCAGCTCCTGCGCCTGTGGTGTCTACAACAGCTGCACCTGTATCTGGTGTGTCTACAACACCAGCTTCTGTACCCGTTGTGTCTACAACTGCAGCTCCTGTGCCTGTGGTGTCTACAACAGCTGCACCTGTGCCTGTTGTGTCTACAACGGCAGCTTCTGTACCTGCTGCATCTGCAACAGTGTCACATGCTCCTGTTGTGTCTACAGCTGCAGCACCTGCGCCCATGGTTTCTACAACAGCAGCCCCTGTGTCTGTTGCATCTACAACAGCAGCATCTGTGCCTGTTGCGTCTACAACAGCAGCTTCTGTGCCTGTTGTGTCTACAACAACAGCACCTGTTATGTCTACAACAACACTACCTGTACCTGCGGTGCCTGCAACAGCGTCACATGCCCCTGTTTTGTCTAAAACTGCAGCTCCTGCGCCTGTGGTGTCTACAACCGCTGCACCTGTGTCTGGTGTGTCTACAACAGCAGCTTCTGTGTCTGTGGTGTCTACAACTGCAGCTCCTGTGGTGTCTACAACTGCAGCTCTTGCGCCTTTGGTGTCTACAACAGCAGCCCCTGCGCCTGTGGTGTCTACAACTGCAGCTCTTGTGCCTGTGGTAGATACAACCGCTGCCCTTGCGCCTGTGGTGTCTACAACTTCAGCTCCTGTGCCTGTGGTGGATACAACCGCTGCCCTTGCGCCTGTGGTGTCTACAACTGCAGCTCCTGTGCCTGTGGTGTCTACAACCGCTGCTCCTGCACCTGTTGTGTCTACAACAGCAGCCGTAGTTGCTGTGTCTACTACACCAGCACCTATTGTTTCTACAACAACAGCCTCTGGAGCAGCTGTCTCTACAACACCAGCACCTGTTGTCTCTACAACAGCACCACCTCTAACTGTCGCGTCTGTAACTACAGTTCCTGCAGCAGTAAATCCAACAAAGGCTGTACCATCAGCCCATGTACCTGCAGATCCTATGATTGCACAACTTATTGCAGCTAATCCAGCAAATGCTCCAACTGCTCCGCCAGTTCCAGCAGAACCAGCCACAACTTCAACAGCTGGGCTTTTGTTAGCAGCAAATAAAGTTAACCAGCTTCCCCCAAATACACCCACTGCCTTTCCTGGCCAGGCTGATCCCATGTTGGCAGTAGATCTGGGCTTAGGACCAACCACGTCCTCTCCAAGTGTAATAGGTGGCACAACATTGGGACTGACACTGCCTTTTGGAAGCGCACCTCCAGGGTTCATAATGCATCCTAGTTGCCCGTATGTCGTAGGTAAGCTATTCAAGTGAGAACGCTTTTTCCAACTTTCATATCTTTAGATATATCTTAATTATGACTTTACTCTCAACTGAATATTGTATAACCAAACTCAATTGTAGTTAAAGAAAACACTCAGTGCAAGTTCTTTGGACGCCAGCACTGCACCCAGGGTACAAGCTATGACTTCCGGCTGTGTGTGTGCAACTATTCACATCTGGTAGATCCCGTCACATGCACATCTGCACCTGGAGGACCTGTTCCTGCTTTGCCACTTCCAGCGCAGCCGACTGCACCGTAGTTAGAAGCTACGTCTTCTTTCAAGGTGGGTGTGAAGAGTTATAACTTATAGCATTTTGAAATAATACTTTCAATATTAGCTAGACATAGTTGAAACTGACCGAGTTGACAGACCTTCCATTTTATAACAGTTTATCAGTTTTTAACATTATAATTTCTGGTTAGTCAGAATCTTCTTAAAGCGATTGTTTTGATTAAACGGTTGTGTGTGGCAAGAACAATGAGAGGTAAATCTTTGT
It encodes the following:
- the LOC137408256 gene encoding ice-structuring glycoprotein-like gives rise to the protein MAAKLSLILVISALALSNAIPVINSNIQPPPLPEPQGGELGCDTFLKAFFSQLGMSFMCAQEKGTALQSGPEVTAAPVAMPESTAAKKTTAAIQASTTTTTATPGVSETTFSLPSTTSPFMFLHVTTPPTMSAKFGSPVTEVVTANTFSTTTLPPPEPAKETPQVEGLNCDFFLKSILSELKMSYMCAPKAAAPSIHETAPITPNQNFGSPAELPATTTLVERMTTATKVTPQKTTELPAVSTMSMTSSTSVTAGSTIQQASTTPSVMMLHFTPPPVTKPLGQNMPASIVEPPFIQSQTPEMELTTPLPVELAIEPQVANLTPVQGETIPALASQQSPDPTLSKSGSIVCDVFLKSILSELGMSYMCATQSLAPTEQTPPAPTFIPTSKAIVSPSPKPSTLELLAPAVPSVTTSEPVMMLVFTSPPNPIDPVPSVTGTSNPSAAPASASATAVPVPADITTAAAVPVEPTNIAVSVSAVSTSPVPAASTTPAPAASTAPVPAASTTPVPAASATPVLAASTTAVPAASTTAVPAASAAPVPAASTTTVPTMSLPASSTALPSAVSTAAPVSTALTTSGPVPPVSTTPPSVLAVSTTSASGPVLSTTSALVSAASTTPASIPPISTTPVSGVISSTTAPPAPATVASMTALPVPAASVTASQAPVVSTTTAPTPVVSTTAAPVSVASTIAASVPVLSTTAASVPVVSTTAAPVPVVSTTAAPVPVVSTTAASVPAASATVSHAPVLSTAAAPAPMVSTTAAPVSVASTTAASVPVASTTAASVPVVSTTTAPVMSTTTLPVPAVPATASHAPVLSTTAAPAPVVSTTAAPVSGVSTTPASVPVVSTTAAPVPVVSTTAAPVPVVSTTAASVPAASATVSHAPVVSTAAAPAPMVSTTAAPVSVASTTAASVPVASTTAASVPVVSTTTAPVMSTTTLPVPAVPATASHAPVLSKTAAPAPVVSTTAAPVSGVSTTAASVSVVSTTAAPVVSTTAALAPLVSTTAAPAPVVSTTAALVPVVDTTAALAPVVSTTSAPVPVVDTTAALAPVVSTTAAPVPVVSTTAAPAPVVSTTAAVVAVSTTPAPIVSTTTASGAAVSTTPAPVVSTTAPPLTVASVTTVPAAVNPTKAVPSAHVPADPMIAQLIAANPANAPTAPPVPAEPATTSTAGLLLAANKVNQLPPNTPTAFPGQADPMLAVDLGLGPTTSSPSVIGGTTLGLTLPFGSAPPGFIMHPSCPYVVVKENTQCKFFGRQHCTQGTSYDFRLCVCNYSHLVDPVTCTSAPGGPVPALPLPAQPTAP